In Mycobacterium sp. ITM-2016-00317, the genomic window CCGGCAAACCTGGCGTCCCCGTAAGATCGCCTATGTTGACACTCGCCGTAAGCACAATGCAGCCGAGCGTCGTCACCAACTCTGTGACGCCGCCATCGCGTTGTTGGCCGAGGAAGGCCCCCGCGGCCTGAGCCACCTGAAGGTCGACAGGCGCGCCGGCGTGCCGGACGGCACCACGTCCTTCTACTACCGGACCCGCACGGCGCTGCTGCACGGCGTCGCCGACCAGCTGGTCCGCTATGACGCGCAGGCGTTCTCCGAGGTCTTCAAGGACGCGCCCAACAGCGCAGGCGACGTGCTGATGAAGGTGCTCGCCGAGCAGGTCCTGCGGATCCGCCGGGAACCCCAGATGTCGCGCACCCGGGCACGGTTGGAGCTGACCATGCTGGGCCGGGTCGACGCCGAGATCGCCGCCGGCTTCCGGCAGGTCTCCGAGACCTATCGCGCGCTGGTGGAGCGGGCGGTCATCGCGATGCAGAACGACCGGGGTGACACGCTGGACCGCGAACTGCTCGACGAGCAGGCCTCGGTGGTGCTGACCTATATCCGCGGGCTGGTGTTCGCGTTCGCCAACGACTCGCCCGAGGAGATGAGCCGGGACGACATCGCACGGCAGATCCGCGCGGTCGTCCTCGGCGTGGCCGCCGAGCGGGCCGAGATCGGCTGAGCGGCGTCAGTCGATCAGCGTCTCCACCGGCGTGCGCGCGAAGTACACGGCGAACCCCGCCGCCACCACCCACAGCAGCGGGCTGACCTCACGGATCTTCCCCGCGGCGGTGCGCATCACCACCCAGCTGATGAAGCCGACGCCGATGCCGTTGGCGATCGAGTAGCTGAACGGCATCACCGCGACGGTCAGCACCACCGGAAGCGCCACCGAGAACTCCGACAGATCGATGTGGCGCAGATGCGACACCATCATCGCGCCGACCACCACCAGCGCGGCGGCGGCAACCTCGGTCGGCACGATCGACGCGAGCGGTGAGATGAAC contains:
- a CDS encoding TetR/AcrR family transcriptional regulator, yielding MALLAEEGPRGLSHLKVDRRAGVPDGTTSFYYRTRTALLHGVADQLVRYDAQAFSEVFKDAPNSAGDVLMKVLAEQVLRIRREPQMSRTRARLELTMLGRVDAEIAAGFRQVSETYRALVERAVIAMQNDRGDTLDRELLDEQASVVLTYIRGLVFAFANDSPEEMSRDDIARQIRAVVLGVAAERAEIG